Proteins from a genomic interval of Afifella aestuarii:
- a CDS encoding LysR family transcriptional regulator produces MEFHHLRSLVGVAETGSISRAAEHLATSQPAVSAHIKQLEEELGFALFERSSQGMRLTAAGAEMLVRARAVIKARAEFLDHGRSLGGTLKGVISLGISPCACEHRLAGLIAGMALAHPLTRLDICEASSAEILERIRSGELMAGCVSTEPDLEAGLAAVEIDTIVVRAAIPSAWEERLAGADSDTLSETPWLLPPPGTQCRRLAEAILERRGIHPQAIAGTVPEKTARELIAGGMAGGFLHISACSAETPGISWLSDMEGRAAQRLVYADRKPQNALLTGLLDVARSALPQPSGRPSQKLSMPL; encoded by the coding sequence TTGGAATTTCACCATTTGCGCAGCCTCGTCGGCGTTGCCGAGACCGGTTCGATCTCGCGCGCGGCCGAGCACCTCGCCACCAGCCAGCCCGCTGTCAGCGCGCATATCAAGCAGCTTGAGGAAGAGTTGGGCTTTGCCCTCTTCGAGCGTTCCTCGCAGGGCATGCGGCTCACGGCGGCAGGCGCCGAAATGCTGGTGCGCGCGCGTGCGGTCATCAAAGCCCGCGCCGAATTCCTCGATCACGGCCGCTCTCTCGGCGGCACCCTCAAGGGCGTCATCAGCCTCGGCATCTCGCCCTGCGCCTGCGAGCATCGGCTGGCAGGCCTCATCGCCGGCATGGCGCTGGCGCATCCCCTCACCCGGCTCGACATCTGCGAGGCCTCCTCGGCGGAGATCCTGGAGCGCATTCGCTCCGGCGAGCTTATGGCCGGCTGCGTCTCCACAGAGCCCGATCTCGAAGCCGGGCTTGCCGCCGTGGAAATCGACACGATCGTGGTGCGCGCCGCGATCCCGAGCGCCTGGGAGGAACGGCTCGCCGGCGCCGACAGCGACACACTCTCCGAAACGCCCTGGCTTCTGCCGCCGCCCGGCACCCAGTGCCGCAGGCTCGCCGAGGCGATCCTAGAGCGGCGCGGCATCCATCCGCAGGCGATCGCCGGCACGGTCCCCGAAAAGACCGCGCGGGAGCTCATCGCCGGCGGCATGGCCGGCGGCTTTCTCCACATCTCCGCCTGCTCGGCCGAAACGCCGGGTATCTCCTGGCTGTCTGATATGGAAGGCCGGGCGGCGCAGCGTCTCGTCTACGCGGACAGAAAACCCCAGAACGCACTTCTCACCGGCCTTCTCGACGTCGCGCGCAGTGCTTTGCCTCAGCCTTCCGGGAGACCCTCGCAAAAGCTGAGTATGCCCCTCTGA
- the pepN gene encoding aminopeptidase N, whose amino-acid sequence MMQREGAAVVRLEDYRPTDYAIDTVDLDFRLDPTATQVTASLALRRRESSDAEAKQPPLVLNGDGLKLKQVFVDGRTLSADEYEATPDRFTLSTPPHEPFTLKIVTEIDPENNTALMGLYRSSGVYTTQCEAEGFRRITYFYDRPDVLAVYTVRMEAPRAATPIMLSNGNLIQSGPVEGTDRHYAVWHDPFPKPSYLFALVAGDLGSIHDEFVTASGRRVRLGIFCEHGKEERCRYAMDALKRSMRWDEEVFGREYDLDVFNIVAVSDFNMGAMENKGLNVFNDKYVLVDAETGTDMDYAHVEGVIAHEYFHNWTGDRITCRDWFQLCLKEGLTVFRDQEFSSDMRSRPVKRISDVIGLRQAQLPEDAGPLAHPVRPTAYREINNFYTATVYEKGAEICRMLKLVLGDEGFRAGMDLYFERHDGGAVTIEDFIACFADATGRDLTQFSLWYHQAGTPKVTLRHAYDAQSETLSLSLAQELPQTPDNKPKEPQLIPLSFGLVGPDGQDLSWEDVDAPAGLGDGGKEALGRGLILLTEKEVNLTFRGVRAEAVPSVLRGFSAPVHLEADLTDDDLFFLARQDTDAFNRWEALQSLARRATLSGYQALSSGGTASFDPRLAAAFAELAENTDFDPAFRALALALPSENEIAQLIAKDVDPDIVYETRQALAGFIGEKSAERIVEAAKREPAMPAYSPDADNAGRRALTFAAWRYQIAAGKARGQDEGAQVRKSFETATNLTERLAALRLLVHEDLTGASAALDAFFERYRDNPLVLDKWFAVQAMQPGHETLKKVEGLTQNPAFSWKTPNRVYSLVRTFGAGNPTAFNRPDGAGYHFLANAIADLDKSNPSVASRLATCFRSYGLLEPGRRTHAEAALRALADRPDLSTDVADIVIRTLG is encoded by the coding sequence ATGATGCAACGTGAGGGCGCCGCAGTGGTGCGGCTCGAAGATTACCGACCGACCGATTACGCCATCGACACCGTCGATCTCGATTTCCGCCTCGATCCGACGGCGACCCAGGTCACCGCTTCTTTGGCGCTTCGTCGCCGCGAGTCCTCAGATGCTGAAGCCAAGCAGCCACCTCTCGTTCTCAATGGCGACGGGCTGAAACTGAAGCAGGTCTTCGTCGATGGCCGCACGCTCAGCGCCGACGAATACGAAGCGACGCCCGACCGCTTCACGCTCTCCACACCGCCGCACGAGCCCTTCACGCTCAAGATCGTCACCGAGATCGATCCGGAGAACAACACGGCCCTGATGGGGCTTTATCGCTCGAGCGGCGTCTACACGACGCAATGCGAGGCGGAAGGCTTCCGTCGCATCACCTATTTCTACGACCGGCCCGACGTGCTCGCCGTCTACACCGTGCGCATGGAAGCGCCGCGGGCGGCGACGCCCATCATGCTCTCCAACGGCAATCTCATCCAAAGCGGCCCGGTGGAAGGCACCGACCGCCATTATGCCGTCTGGCACGACCCGTTTCCGAAGCCGTCCTATCTCTTCGCCCTCGTCGCCGGCGACCTCGGCTCCATCCACGACGAATTCGTCACCGCATCCGGCCGGCGCGTGCGCCTCGGCATCTTTTGCGAGCACGGCAAGGAAGAGCGCTGCCGCTACGCCATGGATGCGTTGAAGCGCTCTATGCGCTGGGACGAGGAAGTCTTCGGACGCGAATACGATCTCGACGTCTTCAACATCGTCGCCGTGTCCGATTTCAACATGGGCGCGATGGAGAACAAAGGTCTCAACGTCTTCAACGACAAATACGTCCTCGTCGATGCAGAGACCGGAACGGACATGGATTACGCCCATGTCGAAGGCGTGATCGCGCACGAATATTTCCACAACTGGACCGGCGACCGCATCACCTGCCGCGACTGGTTCCAGCTCTGCCTCAAGGAAGGCCTGACCGTCTTCCGCGACCAGGAATTCTCCTCCGACATGCGTTCGCGCCCGGTGAAACGGATCTCCGACGTGATCGGCCTGCGCCAGGCGCAACTCCCGGAAGATGCCGGCCCGCTCGCCCATCCGGTGCGCCCGACCGCCTACCGCGAGATCAACAACTTCTACACGGCGACCGTCTATGAAAAGGGCGCCGAAATCTGCCGCATGCTGAAGCTCGTCCTGGGCGATGAAGGCTTCCGCGCCGGCATGGACCTTTATTTCGAGCGCCATGATGGCGGCGCCGTCACCATCGAAGATTTCATCGCGTGCTTTGCCGATGCGACCGGCAGAGATCTCACCCAGTTCTCGCTCTGGTACCACCAGGCCGGCACGCCGAAAGTGACGCTCCGCCACGCTTATGATGCGCAGAGCGAAACGCTCTCTCTCAGCCTTGCCCAGGAGCTGCCGCAGACGCCGGACAACAAGCCGAAAGAGCCGCAGCTCATCCCGCTGTCCTTCGGTCTCGTCGGCCCCGACGGTCAGGATCTCTCCTGGGAGGACGTCGATGCCCCGGCCGGCCTCGGCGATGGCGGCAAGGAGGCGCTCGGGCGCGGTCTCATTCTTCTCACCGAGAAGGAAGTGAACCTCACCTTCCGCGGCGTGCGTGCCGAAGCCGTCCCGTCGGTGCTGCGTGGATTTTCGGCGCCCGTGCATCTCGAGGCGGATCTCACCGACGACGACCTCTTCTTCCTGGCACGCCAGGACACTGACGCCTTCAACCGCTGGGAGGCGCTGCAGAGCCTCGCCCGCCGGGCAACCCTCTCAGGCTATCAGGCGCTGTCGAGCGGCGGCACCGCATCCTTCGATCCAAGGCTTGCGGCGGCCTTCGCGGAACTTGCCGAGAACACCGATTTCGACCCGGCCTTCCGGGCGCTCGCCCTCGCCTTGCCGTCGGAAAACGAGATCGCCCAGTTGATCGCCAAGGATGTCGATCCCGACATCGTCTACGAGACGCGGCAGGCGCTTGCCGGCTTCATCGGCGAGAAGTCGGCCGAGCGCATCGTCGAGGCGGCCAAGCGCGAACCGGCAATGCCGGCCTATTCGCCCGATGCCGACAATGCCGGGCGCCGCGCCCTCACCTTCGCCGCCTGGCGCTATCAGATCGCCGCCGGCAAGGCGCGCGGACAGGACGAAGGCGCGCAGGTGCGCAAATCCTTCGAGACGGCGACCAACCTCACCGAGCGTCTCGCGGCGCTGAGGCTTCTCGTGCACGAGGACCTCACCGGCGCCTCGGCCGCGCTCGACGCCTTCTTCGAGCGCTACCGCGACAATCCTCTCGTCCTCGACAAATGGTTCGCCGTGCAGGCGATGCAGCCCGGCCACGAGACGCTGAAAAAGGTCGAGGGGCTCACCCAAAATCCGGCGTTCTCCTGGAAGACGCCGAACCGGGTCTATTCGCTGGTGCGCACCTTCGGGGCCGGCAATCCGACGGCCTTCAACCGTCCAGACGGCGCCGGCTATCATTTCCTCGCCAATGCGATCGCCGATCTCGACAAGAGCAATCCGTCCGTCGCCTCGCGGCTCGCCACCTGCTTCCGCAGCTACGGGCTGCTCGAACCGGGGCGCCGAACGCATGCGGAGGCCGCCTTGCGGGCGCTCGCCGACCGTCCGGACCTCTCCACGGACGTGGCCGATATCGTCATTCGCACGCTGGGGTAG
- a CDS encoding bifunctional [glutamine synthetase] adenylyltransferase/[glutamine synthetase]-adenylyl-L-tyrosine phosphorylase, with the protein MTQKALRQRIKPLPPSPEAEKALERLAHAAGRQEKEAALQALLADDALKAFLGTSLGDCPYLLDLATKDIDRLAEIIGAAPEVLLQETTAALADLEPADEKALMAALRQAKQKVALTLGLADLGGALELEGVVGALSDFADQAIDTALAFLLREAERQGKWQGGGPRDCGLVVLAMGKQGAHELNYSSDIDLIVLFDPQTPGPAEGVERSVFWVRIVRRLVSLLQERTADGYVFRVDLRLRPDPGATPVALSIPGALSYYESMGQNWERAALIKARPAAGDRKVGEDFLRELGPYIWRKHLDFAAIADIHSIKRQVHIHRGHAKVRVAGHDLKRGRGGIRDIELFAQTQQLIAGGRDADLRGLRTRDVLAKLAEKGWITGAEAAELDRAYVFLRGVEHRLQMVRDEQTQTLPQDGEGLQRIARLCGFAELEDFETELLKHLNAVAARYQELFEEAAPLSTELGNLVFTGGDDDPGTLETLSHLGFRQPANVTETVRAWHFGRYQATRSTTARERLTEFTPALLAALAETPDPDAAFRAFDAVVRKLPAGVPLFSLLAANPGLLELLALVLGASPMLAETLAKRPHVIDILTDPELLAEPIGRKALDGQLRTSLADARSYEDRLDRARIFAREMRFLIGVKVLAGAMDAPEAGSAFADLAETVITELFVATRREFARRHGEVPGGDVALLAMGRLGSREMTATSDLDLIVVYDFAADAKESDGEKPLAPSQYYTRLTQRFVTALSAQTAEGAAYEVDLRLRPSGRAGPLATPFSGFERYQREEAWTWEHMALCRARCIFAEGDLGTRVETVISEVLATRREDEKLRDAIASMYDRVQAAKGGTSRWQLKTVPGGLTALEFLAQYLILAGRAAPQPAPPHRIFESLHDAGDEERGNAGEDGTWKVLAKASRLQAALLQGLRLIGEDAARDPDATAEGTKRLLLRLATQAEIVAEAGDLPPSQVMSDFDGLIARLDQAQAEVHKIFDAILRREGSQAADEGDGA; encoded by the coding sequence ATGACGCAAAAAGCTCTGAGGCAAAGGATCAAGCCGCTGCCGCCGTCTCCGGAGGCGGAAAAGGCGCTTGAGCGCCTCGCCCATGCCGCCGGACGCCAGGAGAAGGAGGCAGCGCTTCAGGCGCTCCTCGCCGATGACGCGCTGAAAGCCTTCCTGGGGACGAGCCTCGGCGATTGTCCCTATCTCCTCGATCTGGCGACAAAGGATATCGACCGGCTCGCCGAGATCATCGGGGCGGCGCCGGAGGTTTTGCTTCAGGAGACGACGGCCGCTCTCGCGGATCTGGAGCCGGCGGATGAGAAGGCGCTGATGGCGGCGCTGCGGCAGGCGAAGCAGAAGGTCGCGCTGACGCTGGGCCTTGCCGATCTCGGCGGTGCGCTGGAGCTTGAAGGTGTCGTCGGCGCTTTGTCCGATTTCGCCGATCAGGCGATCGACACCGCGCTCGCCTTTCTCCTGCGCGAGGCCGAAAGGCAGGGCAAATGGCAGGGGGGCGGGCCGCGCGATTGTGGCCTCGTCGTGCTCGCCATGGGCAAACAGGGCGCGCACGAGCTCAATTATTCCTCCGACATCGATCTGATCGTGCTCTTCGATCCGCAGACGCCGGGGCCGGCGGAGGGTGTCGAACGCTCCGTCTTCTGGGTCAGGATCGTGCGCCGGCTCGTCTCGCTCCTGCAGGAGCGGACCGCCGACGGCTATGTCTTCCGCGTCGATTTGAGACTTCGTCCCGATCCGGGGGCGACGCCCGTCGCGCTGTCGATCCCGGGCGCGCTCTCCTATTACGAGAGCATGGGCCAGAACTGGGAGCGGGCCGCGCTCATCAAGGCGCGGCCGGCCGCCGGCGACAGGAAGGTGGGCGAGGACTTTCTGCGCGAGCTCGGCCCCTATATCTGGCGCAAGCATCTCGACTTCGCCGCGATCGCCGACATCCATTCGATCAAGCGGCAGGTGCATATCCATCGCGGCCACGCCAAGGTGCGGGTCGCCGGCCACGATCTGAAGCGCGGGCGGGGCGGCATTCGCGATATCGAGCTTTTCGCCCAGACGCAGCAATTGATCGCCGGCGGCCGCGACGCCGATCTGCGCGGCCTGCGCACACGCGATGTGCTCGCAAAACTCGCCGAAAAGGGCTGGATCACCGGCGCGGAAGCCGCCGAGCTCGACCGCGCCTATGTGTTTTTGCGCGGCGTCGAGCATCGGCTGCAGATGGTGCGCGACGAGCAGACGCAGACCCTGCCGCAAGACGGGGAGGGGCTTCAGCGCATCGCCAGGCTCTGCGGCTTTGCCGAGCTTGAGGATTTCGAGACGGAGCTTCTGAAACATCTCAACGCCGTCGCCGCGCGCTATCAGGAGCTGTTCGAGGAGGCGGCGCCGCTGTCGACAGAACTCGGCAATCTCGTCTTCACGGGCGGCGACGACGATCCAGGCACGCTTGAAACCTTGTCTCACCTCGGCTTCCGGCAGCCGGCGAACGTGACGGAGACCGTGCGCGCCTGGCATTTCGGCCGCTATCAGGCGACGCGGTCGACAACCGCACGCGAAAGGCTGACGGAGTTCACGCCGGCCCTTCTCGCCGCCCTTGCCGAGACGCCGGATCCGGATGCGGCCTTCCGCGCCTTCGATGCCGTGGTGCGCAAATTGCCGGCGGGCGTGCCGCTGTTTTCGCTGCTGGCCGCCAATCCGGGCCTGCTCGAGCTTCTGGCGCTGGTGCTCGGCGCCTCGCCGATGCTGGCGGAAACGCTCGCCAAGCGGCCGCATGTCATCGACATTTTGACCGACCCGGAATTGCTGGCCGAGCCGATCGGACGCAAGGCGCTCGACGGGCAGCTTCGCACGAGCCTGGCCGATGCGCGCAGCTACGAGGATCGGCTCGACCGGGCGCGGATCTTTGCGCGCGAGATGCGCTTTCTGATCGGCGTGAAAGTGCTCGCGGGCGCGATGGATGCGCCGGAAGCCGGCAGCGCCTTTGCCGATCTCGCCGAGACGGTGATCACGGAGCTGTTCGTGGCGACGCGGCGGGAATTCGCCCGCCGCCATGGCGAGGTGCCGGGAGGCGATGTGGCGCTTCTCGCCATGGGTCGGCTCGGCAGCCGCGAGATGACGGCGACCTCCGATCTCGACCTCATCGTCGTCTACGATTTCGCCGCCGACGCGAAGGAATCCGACGGCGAGAAGCCGCTCGCGCCGAGCCAGTATTACACGCGGCTGACGCAGCGCTTCGTGACGGCGCTCTCCGCGCAGACGGCGGAAGGCGCGGCCTATGAAGTGGATCTGCGGCTGCGCCCCTCGGGACGTGCCGGGCCGCTGGCGACGCCGTTTTCGGGCTTTGAACGCTATCAGAGGGAAGAGGCCTGGACCTGGGAGCATATGGCGCTGTGCCGGGCGCGCTGCATTTTTGCCGAAGGCGACCTTGGAACGCGTGTCGAGACGGTGATTTCCGAGGTGCTCGCGACCCGGCGCGAGGACGAAAAGCTCAGGGACGCCATCGCCTCCATGTATGACCGCGTGCAGGCGGCCAAAGGCGGCACGTCGCGCTGGCAGCTGAAGACGGTGCCCGGCGGGCTGACGGCGCTCGAATTCCTGGCGCAGTATCTGATCCTGGCCGGACGGGCGGCCCCGCAGCCGGCGCCGCCTCACCGCATCTTCGAAAGCCTGCACGATGCAGGGGACGAAGAGCGGGGCAATGCGGGGGAAGACGGGACGTGGAAGGTGCTGGCCAAAGCCTCGCGCCTGCAGGCGGCTTTGCTGCAGGGGCTCCGGCTTATCGGCGAAGATGCGGCACGCGATCCGGATGCGACGGCGGAGGGCACGAAGCGTCTGCTCTTGCGGCTCGCCACGCAGGCGGAGATCGTCGCCGAAGCTGGCGATCTGCCGCCGAGCCAGGTGATGAGCGATTTCGACGGGCTGATTGCGCGCCTCGATCAGGCGCAGGCCGAGGTGCACAAGATCTTCGACGCGATTTTGCGCCGGGAGGGCTCTCAGGCGGCTGACGAGGGCGACGGCGCCTGA
- the petA gene encoding ubiquinol-cytochrome c reductase iron-sulfur subunit, which yields MTAAVTSGGGEPTRRDFIVVATGAMTVAAVGGLAWPFIDQMNPDSSALALGSIQVDVSGMEAGQSITVMWRGKPVFIRYRTPEEVAAARDTPLSDLKDPVARNENLEAGAPATMENRSPAGREEFLVMIGICTHLGCVPTGEAGEFGGWFCACHGSVYDTAGRIRHGPAPRNMDIPINNFVDDTTIKIG from the coding sequence ATGACCGCAGCTGTAACGAGCGGAGGCGGCGAGCCTACGCGACGCGACTTCATCGTCGTCGCGACCGGCGCCATGACGGTCGCGGCTGTCGGCGGCCTCGCCTGGCCGTTCATCGACCAAATGAACCCCGACAGTTCGGCACTCGCGCTGGGCTCCATCCAGGTCGACGTGTCCGGCATGGAAGCCGGCCAGTCGATCACCGTCATGTGGCGCGGCAAACCGGTCTTCATCCGCTACCGCACCCCGGAAGAGGTGGCGGCAGCGCGCGACACGCCGCTTTCGGACCTGAAGGACCCGGTGGCACGCAATGAAAACCTCGAAGCCGGCGCCCCGGCGACGATGGAAAACCGCAGCCCGGCGGGCCGCGAAGAATTCCTCGTCATGATCGGCATCTGCACCCATCTCGGCTGCGTGCCGACCGGTGAAGCGGGTGAGTTCGGCGGCTGGTTCTGCGCCTGCCACGGCTCCGTCTACGACACGGCCGGGCGCATCCGTCATGGGCCGGCGCCCCGCAACATGGATATTCCGATCAACAATTTCGTCGACGACACGACGATCAAGATCGGCTGA
- a CDS encoding DUF1328 domain-containing protein, with translation MLGWALTFLVIALIAAVLGFGGIAGTAVGIAKIIFFVAVVLFLISAIFGGIRGRRI, from the coding sequence ATGCTCGGTTGGGCATTAACCTTTCTCGTGATCGCGCTGATTGCTGCGGTTCTTGGATTTGGTGGTATTGCCGGCACGGCTGTGGGCATTGCCAAGATTATCTTCTTCGTCGCCGTGGTCCTCTTCCTTATCTCGGCCATCTTCGGCGGCATCCGCGGGCGTCGCATCTGA
- a CDS encoding sensor histidine kinase, translated as MARAHQAIASAFRRLPNVRRLDRQALAGHARLFIHPAYARLVRAEPLIRRLIPFLIVLFIVTLGMMRIVVLSDARGDIENRAKLTLGLLASSIATNLEEMRGQMPATAMSETYHGILANALPPGAEDSGRVTVLADPLGKIVAVDPYAVELVGRSLDDLLGPGQPLTTLGERAGVLSIRLPDGNDVLATVHHIGEATGSVAVYQPLSAVFANWRSNVSREATVFVGTSIILSILGFAYQAQTTRAEEADYIYSETQNRVHMALMRGRSGLWDWDLSRGAIFWSPSMYDIVGLPAINNLLSAGDVSSRIHPEDGDLIEMANALIQAEGAQIDREFRMRHESGRWIWVRVRGEVVRDADGPHWIGIAVDVTESKLAAEASRTADLRLHDAVEAISEAFVLWDASNRLVLCNSKYQELYQLPDNLVRPGTAYADVVASGRRPQFASLLPAAESPQLGGRSVEARIEDGRWLQINERRTKDGGFVSVGTDITALKQHEAQLLENERKLTATVADLRGSRQQLEKQAQQLVELAEKYALEKEHAEELSRVKSEFMANVSHELRTPLNAIIGFSEMMQSGAFGPLGNEKYEEYCADIRDSGGYLLSVISDILDMTRLESGHISLDPSEVDLAELAEEVVASLGKEAAENNIDIRLEVEKDFRLDADRKALRQALLAVVSNGVKFTPADGKVKISARRRGGEALIAVEDTGIGIPKKALERLGRPFEQVARQMTRDHKGSGLGLAITQSIVQLHGGDMRIDSSEGVGTRVTLSLPLHQQAANAA; from the coding sequence ATGGCGCGGGCTCATCAAGCCATCGCGTCCGCGTTCAGGCGTCTACCCAACGTAAGACGCCTCGACCGGCAAGCGCTGGCGGGCCATGCGCGCCTCTTCATCCACCCTGCCTATGCGCGGCTGGTGCGAGCGGAGCCGCTGATCCGCCGCCTCATCCCGTTCCTCATCGTCCTCTTCATCGTGACGCTCGGAATGATGCGGATCGTGGTGTTGAGCGATGCGCGGGGCGACATTGAAAACCGCGCCAAGCTGACGCTCGGCCTCCTCGCAAGCTCGATCGCCACCAATCTCGAAGAGATGCGCGGGCAGATGCCGGCAACGGCGATGTCGGAGACCTATCACGGCATCCTCGCCAACGCTCTGCCGCCCGGCGCGGAGGATTCCGGCCGCGTCACCGTGCTCGCCGATCCGCTCGGCAAGATCGTTGCCGTCGATCCTTATGCGGTCGAACTCGTCGGCCGCTCGCTCGATGATCTTCTCGGTCCCGGCCAGCCGCTCACCACGCTCGGCGAGCGCGCAGGCGTCCTCTCCATCCGCCTGCCGGACGGCAACGACGTGCTCGCCACCGTCCATCATATCGGCGAGGCGACCGGCTCCGTCGCCGTCTACCAGCCGCTGTCCGCCGTCTTCGCCAACTGGCGCAGCAACGTGTCCCGTGAGGCCACGGTCTTCGTCGGCACCTCGATCATCCTGTCGATCTTGGGCTTTGCCTATCAGGCGCAGACGACGCGGGCGGAAGAGGCCGATTACATCTACAGCGAAACCCAGAACCGCGTGCATATGGCGCTGATGCGCGGCCGTTCGGGGCTGTGGGACTGGGATCTGTCGCGCGGGGCGATCTTCTGGTCGCCCTCGATGTACGACATCGTCGGCCTGCCCGCGATCAACAACCTCCTCTCCGCCGGGGATGTGTCGTCGCGCATCCATCCGGAAGACGGCGATCTCATCGAAATGGCGAACGCCCTCATCCAGGCCGAGGGCGCGCAGATCGACCGCGAATTCCGCATGCGCCACGAATCCGGCCGCTGGATCTGGGTTCGGGTGCGCGGCGAGGTCGTGCGCGATGCCGACGGGCCGCATTGGATCGGCATCGCCGTCGACGTGACGGAATCGAAGCTCGCCGCGGAAGCCTCCCGCACCGCCGATCTTCGTCTGCACGATGCGGTTGAGGCGATTTCGGAAGCTTTCGTCTTGTGGGACGCATCCAACCGCCTCGTCCTGTGCAATTCCAAATATCAGGAGCTCTACCAGCTCCCGGACAATCTGGTACGGCCGGGCACCGCCTATGCCGACGTCGTGGCGAGCGGACGGCGCCCGCAATTCGCAAGCCTCCTGCCCGCCGCCGAAAGCCCGCAGCTCGGCGGTCGCTCCGTCGAAGCGCGCATCGAGGACGGGCGCTGGCTGCAGATCAACGAACGGCGCACCAAGGATGGCGGCTTCGTCTCCGTCGGCACCGACATCACCGCCTTGAAGCAGCATGAAGCCCAGCTTCTGGAGAACGAGCGCAAGCTGACGGCCACCGTCGCCGACCTTCGCGGCTCGCGCCAGCAGCTCGAAAAGCAGGCGCAGCAGCTCGTCGAACTCGCGGAGAAATACGCGCTCGAAAAGGAGCACGCCGAGGAGCTCTCCCGCGTCAAATCGGAATTCATGGCCAATGTCAGCCACGAGCTCAGAACGCCGCTCAATGCCATCATCGGCTTTTCGGAGATGATGCAATCGGGCGCCTTCGGCCCGCTCGGGAACGAAAAGTACGAAGAATACTGCGCCGATATCCGCGATTCCGGCGGCTATCTCCTCAGCGTCATCTCCGACATCCTCGACATGACGCGGCTGGAATCGGGCCACATCTCCCTCGATCCGAGCGAGGTCGATCTTGCCGAACTCGCCGAAGAGGTGGTCGCGAGCCTCGGCAAGGAAGCCGCCGAAAACAACATCGACATCCGTCTGGAGGTGGAGAAGGACTTCCGGCTCGATGCCGACCGCAAGGCTCTGCGTCAGGCGCTCCTCGCCGTCGTCTCCAACGGCGTCAAATTCACGCCCGCCGACGGCAAGGTGAAGATCAGCGCCCGCAGGCGCGGCGGCGAAGCGCTGATCGCCGTTGAAGATACTGGCATCGGCATTCCGAAAAAGGCTCTCGAGCGGCTGGGCCGGCCCTTCGAGCAGGTGGCCCGCCAGATGACCCGCGACCACAAGGGTTCAGGTCTCGGCCTCGCCATCACCCAGTCGATCGTGCAGCTGCACGGCGGCGATATGCGCATCGATTCCTCCGAAGGCGTCGGCACACGCGTTACGCTGTCCCTGCCGCTGCACCAGCAGGCGGCGAACGCTGCCTGA
- a CDS encoding NUDIX domain-containing protein — protein sequence MKKPLPEIVERRRVYDGWNRMDELTVTGLSSEVHKREVIDHGDAASLLPYDAERRTVLLVRQWRAPLAERPEGGFIMEACAGIIDPGETPEQAALREAEEELGVTLGKAEHVASVYPAPGCLTELAHLFLAPYRPEDRKNAGGGKDEEGEAIEVVEISFDRLFALVREAGINDAKTLILAQALLLRGL from the coding sequence ATGAAGAAACCGCTGCCAGAAATCGTCGAACGTCGCCGCGTCTATGACGGCTGGAACCGGATGGACGAACTGACGGTGACGGGGCTCTCGTCAGAGGTGCACAAGCGCGAAGTCATCGACCATGGCGATGCGGCGAGCCTGCTTCCCTACGATGCCGAACGCCGGACAGTTCTTCTCGTCCGGCAATGGCGCGCGCCGCTCGCCGAGCGCCCCGAAGGCGGCTTCATCATGGAGGCCTGCGCCGGGATCATCGATCCGGGCGAGACGCCCGAGCAAGCGGCCCTGCGCGAGGCGGAAGAAGAGCTCGGCGTGACGCTCGGCAAGGCCGAACATGTCGCAAGCGTCTATCCGGCTCCCGGCTGTCTCACGGAACTCGCGCATCTCTTTCTGGCGCCCTATCGGCCCGAGGACCGCAAGAACGCAGGTGGCGGCAAGGACGAGGAAGGCGAGGCGATCGAGGTCGTGGAGATCTCCTTCGATCGGCTTTTCGCTCTCGTGCGGGAAGCGGGGATCAACGACGCCAAAACGCTGATCCTGGCTCAGGCGCTGCTTTTACGCGGTCTGTGA